A window from Argopecten irradians isolate NY chromosome 3, Ai_NY, whole genome shotgun sequence encodes these proteins:
- the LOC138317234 gene encoding antiviral innate immune response receptor RIG-I-like yields the protein MGTNNSQDNPKLHHVQNQLTTQFRNDPDSRAIVYVKTIDLATCLEMWMNESDELKHLNAVRFVGAHAKVGCGGITKIEQDTILKAFRNGDHKVVIGTSVLEEGLDIPRCNLVILYDHVTNEIQRVQTRGRIRRDDSHFVLIASVTGKAAQKEQVNEEREGMATKAVERIQQEMERDPHGFRQRQRLEQEKDKQMRDTAKATEREKLANNPIYEVKCNHCRNLICLSSDFRKIKVHHTIVASGLRNTLSSGPRGRPAFEDRDMEHGVAELLCKNCMNPIGSVNKSMCLYFPMPKIDQIVFCRGDIIKAYRKWKKVQGLFAIKQLCPLEDMRFIMNLSIEDKEFYTI from the exons ATGGGAACGAATAATAGTCAGGACAATCCCAAGCTTCACCACGTCCAGAACCAACTTACCACCCAGTTCCGTAACGACCCTGATTCTCGAGCCATTGTTTACGTGAAGACCATAGACCTGGCCACCTGTCTTGAGATGTGGATGAATGAGAGTGACGAACTTAAGCACCTGAACGCCGTACGCTTCGTAGGAGCACACGCTAAAGTGGGGTGTGGTG GTATAACCAAAATAGAACAGGACACCATCTTGAAAGCATTCAGAAACGGCGACCATAAGGTGGTAATCGGTACGTCCGTCTTGGAGGAAGGATTGGATATCCCCAGATGTAATCTCGTCATCTTATACGATCACGTGACCAACGAGATTCAGAGAGTTCAAACGAGAG GACGTATAAGAAGAGATGACAGCCATTTCGTTCTCATAGCATCTGTAACCGGAAAAGCTGCCCAGAAAGAGCAGGTCAACGAGGAAAGAGAGGGCATGGCGACTAAAGCTGTTGAGAGGATTCAACAGGAAATGGAAAGGGACCCTCACGGTTTCCGCCAGAGACAACGCCTGGAGCAAGAGAAAGACAAACAAATGCGCGACACGGCTAAGGCAACTGAACGAGAGAAGCTGGCGAATAACCCAATCTACGAAGTGAAATGTAACCATTGTAGAAATCTGATATGTCTGTCATCGGACTTTCGCAAAATTAAAGTTCACCACACGATTGTTGCCAGTGGTCTAAGGAATACATTAAGTTCCGGTCCGCGCGGACGTCCCGCGTTTGAGGACAGAGACATGGAACACGGCGTAGCAGAGCTTCTTTGTAAAAACTGTATGAATCCCATCGGATCTGTAAATAAGTCGATGTGTCTGTATTTCCCGATGCCTAAAATAGACCAAATCGTATTTTGCAGAGGAGATATCATAAAAGCATACAGGAAATGGAAGAAAGTTCAGGGTCTATTTGCTATTAAGCAATTATGTCCCTTAGAAGATATGAGGTTCATCATGAACCTCTCTATTGAAGATAAAGAATTCTATACAATCTAA